CATGGGCCTGCTCGTCGACTACGCCCGTGACGTCGACGCGGGGGTGCTCGTCAAGGGCATCCGATCCCAGGTCGATGTGGCGTACGAGTCTCCGATGGCGATCGTGAACCGCCACCTCGCCGACATCGAGACGGTCTTCCTGCTGCCCGATCCGGCGCACGCGCTCGTGTCGAGTTCGCTGGTGCGTCAGGTCGCATCGCTCGGCGGCGACGTGTCGCCGTTCGTGCCGCCGGCGGTGGCATCCTTCCTCGACACCGGCGCACGCGGCCTCTGACCGCGACTCTCCCGGGGCGGCTCCGACCGGCCCTTCCCCAGTGGATGACGGGTAGCATGGCGGGGTGAAGTCCCGAGTCAACGGCCCTTTCTTCCTGCCCGTCCGCGATATCGTCCGCAAGCCCGGGGAGATGCGCGAGCATCAGTTCTCGGTCACGCTCGACGACAAGTGGGGTGAGGGCATCGTCTCGGTCGAAGCCGGCGAGACCGTCGACCTCGACGTGCGCCTGGAGTCGGTGCACGAGGGCATTCTCGTGTCCGGCACGGCCGATTCGGATTACACCGGGGTGTGCGGACGCTGCCTCACCGACATCACTGCGCCTGTCGAAGTCGAGTTCCAGGAGCTTTTCGCGTATCCTGGTGAGGAGGAAACTGACTTCGAGGTTCAAGACGACCACGTGGATCTTGAAACTCTGGTCAGGGATGCGGTCGTATTGTCGCTTCCATTTCAGCCGGTGTGTCAGCCGGATTGCCTGGGTCTCGACCCGAACACAGGTGAGAAGCTGACCGCGAGCACCGACGCAGAGAGCACCCCTCCCATCGATCCTCGATGGAGTGCGCTCCGACAGATCACAGACCAGGACGCCGAGGCAGAGAGCCGCGGCGCCGAGAAAGAAGAGAGCTAGTAATGGCCGGTAACCCCCCGAAGCGCAAGGTCTCCCGTTCCAACACGCGCAGCCGTCGTGCGCAGTGGAAGGCTGACGCGCCCGCTCTGGTGAAGACCATCGAGAACGGCAAGGTCGTCTACAGCCGTCCGCACCAGGCGAAGGTCGTCACCGACTCGCAGGGCACCGAGCTGTTCCTGGAGTACAAGGGCCGCAAGGTCGCCGACGTCTGATCCGACGAACGTGGCGGAGAGATCCGCGGGAGCAGAGACTCTCACCGAGAAGCTCGGCGTCGAGATCGACGCCGAGCTTCTCGATCGCGCTCTGACGCACCGCTCGTACGCCTACGAGCACGGTGGCATCCCGCACAACGAACGTCTGGAGTTCCTCGGCGACTCCGTGCTCGGTCTTGCCGTGACGGTGATGCTGTTCACCACGCATCCTGATCTCGACGAGGGCGCCCTGGCGAAGCGGCGTGCCAGCGTCGTGTCGACCGTCGCGCTGGCCGAGGTCGCCCGCGGCATCGGGCTGGGCGCACACCTGCGCCTGGGCCGGGGCGAGGAGCAGACCGGCGGACGCGACAAGGACTCGATCCTCGCCGACACCATGGAGGCCGTCTTCGGCGCCGTGTTCCTATCGGCGGGGCCGGATGCCGCCGAGAGCCTCGTGCTGCGGTTGACCGAGCCGCTGCTCGCCGACCCCGAGCGCTACGGCGCCGCGATGGATCCGAAGACGAGCCTGCAGGAGCTCGCGGCACGGCTGGGCGCCACGCCGCCGCTGTATGCGATCGAGTCTGCAGGCCCCGACCACGACCGCGTCTTCACCGCGACGGTGAGCGTCGGCGATCTGAGATCGACTGGCAGCGGCACCAGCAAGAAGACCGCCGAGATGGCGGCCGCGCTCACCGCCTGGCGCGAGCTCAGCGAGAGGGCCGAGTCGGCAGGTGCCTGAGCTTCCCGAGGTCGAGGTCGTCCGATCCGGCCTCGCGCCCGCCGTCATCGGCGCCCGCGTCGCTGCCGTCGACGTGCTCGATGAGCGTGCGCTGACCCGGCATCCGTCCGGAGCGGACGACTTCGCCGCCCGACTCGAGGGGCGGCTCGTCACGGGGGCCGCTCGCCGCGGCAAGTTCCTGTGGCTGCCGCTGGAGGGCGACGCCGACGCGCTGGTCGCGCACCTCGGGATGAGCGGGCAGCTGCTGCTGCGGGCACCGGATGCCGGCCCCGAGCGGCACGAGCGCGTCCGGCTGCACATCGAGCATCAGCAGCACGGCCGGCTGGCCGTGGTGTTCTCCGACCAGCGCACCTTCGGCTCCCTCGCCGTCGACGCGCTTCTCGACACCCCGGATACCGCACCGGGAGGCTACGGCACGGATCTCGCGCGGGTGCCCTCGCAGGTCGCGCACATCGGACGCGACGCCCTCGATCCGGCGTTCGACGAGTCAGGGTTCGCGGCGTCCGTTCTTCGCCGGGCGAGCGCGATCAAGCGCATCCTGCTCGACCAGACCCTCGTCAGCGGCATCGGCAACATCTACGCCGACGAGTCGCTGTGGGCGGCACGCATCCACCCCGAGACCGAAGGCCGTGCGCTCCCGGCGCAGGCCGTGCGTCGTCTGATGGGCGAGGTGCGCCTCGTGCTCGAGAAGGCACTGGCCGAGGGTGGCACGAGCTTCGACGCGCAGTACGTCAACGTCAACGGTCAGGCGGGTTATTTCGCGCACTCCCTGAACGCATACGGACAGCACGGGCAGCCGTGCCCGCGGTGCGGCGGACCGATCCGCCGGGCGGCGTTCATGAACCGATCGAGCCACTTCTGCCCGCGCTGCCAGCGGCGGCGCTGACCAGATGGAGCGCAGGGACATGGATCTTCGTTGGCTGAGCGCGCCTGCGCCCGACGTGGCGGCGGCGATGGACCGTGCGCGCCGGGACGCACGTCCGCACTGGATGCCGACCGTGCGCCGGCTCATCGTGCACGTGAATCACTGCCTGATGCTGTGGTACCTGTGCATCGTCTGGTTCACGCTCGGTGTGCGGATCGACACGCTGCAGGACAACCGTGTCACCGCCGTCGATGTGCGCGACATCGTGATCGTGACGGTCATCTTCCTGATCTGGTGCGGTGTCGCGGTTCTGCTGTGGCGGTGGTCGAACCGGCCGCCTTCACGGCGCTCGCAGATGGCGAGCTGGCGTCAGACCCTGACCGCTCTCGCCAACGGCTTCGAGCCGGAGCACACCCGCGGTGCGCGATTCCGGTCCCTGATCACCACGGGTGCCTCGGCGACGTACTTCCATCCGCGGTTCGTGGCTGCTGGCGTCGAGTTCGGCAACCTCAGGACCAGGCGCGCCGGAAGCGATGACTGGCGGTATCTGACGCTGCGGCTGTCCGTTCCCGTCCCGCACCTGATCCTGGGCTCCGCGAAGGCGGGCGGTATCTCGAAGCAGCTGCCTGTGCGCCTCGATCAGGCTCAGCGGATCTCGCTGGAAGGCGACTTCGACCGGCACTTCCGCGTCTTCGCCCCCGAGGACTACGGCACCGATGCTCTGTATCTGCTCGCGCCCGACGTCATGGCGGCGCTCGTCGACCATGCGGGGCCGTTCAACGTGGAGATGATCGACGACACCGTGGTGTTCTTCGCTCCCGGGGCGGCCGACTTCAGCCGCGCGGAGACCTGGGAGGCGTTCGGCGGGCTCGTCAGCGGCGCGGTGCCGGCGCTGGCGCGGGCGGCGGCCCGCTACCGTGACGACCGCGTCGCGGGGCAGGGTGACCCCGTCGCGCTCAGTGCGTTCCGCGCCACGATGGCTGACCCCACGGCAACGTGGGTCGAGCCGAGGCGGAGGATCGACGCGGCCGGCAGACGCCTGAGACTGCGCGACCGTCGCGTCGGTCTGCCCTCCATCCTCGGAGCCATCGGCTGGTATGCCACGCTCGCCTTCCTGTACGCCGTGCCGGGGCTGTTCGCCTTCGCCGGCTTCATGTCGATCGTCGACGGTCACTGACCGAGACTGCAATCGGTCGGTCGACGGCGAACGCCAGGTGCGGCATCCTGACTCCGCGGTAGTGCTTCACGAAGCGCCCGCGCACCGTCATCCCCAGACGGATCGCGACGTTCATCGACGAGATGTTCGTGTCGCGCACCTGCGCATAGACGCGTTCTGCGCCCAGGGACGCGAAGGCGTGATCCCGGCAGGCCGCGGCCGACTCGGACGCGTAACCGTGATGCCAGTGGTCGCGGTTGAACAGATACCCCACCTCGATCACGTCGTCGTCGAGGATGTGCTGGCGGGTGAGCCCGCACTGCCCGATCATCTCGCCCGTCGCCTGGAGGATCACCGCCCACAGCCCGAAACCGTCGTCGCGATAGCGACGCCGCATCCGCGCCAGCCAGTCCTGCACCATCTGCTCATCGAACGCGCCCTCGTAGGCGGTCATCGTCTCGTCATCCTGCAGGATGCTGCGCAGCGCCGGCAGATCGTCCTCGGTCAGTTCGCGCAGGTCGAGGCGGGGCGTGCGGAGGACCATCGCCTCGTCCGCTCCCGCCCCGCCTCGCCCCGCGTCGTGGCCGGTCACGCGAGCCGCTTCTGCCAGGCACCGGCGTAGGACGCCGGCGCGAAGCCGAGGGCTTCGTTGATGTCGAGCATCGGCCGGTTCTCCTCCGCGTTGAACGTGGTGATCCTCGGCGACTGCGGCGCGATGCCGCGCCAGCGCAGGATGTTCGCACACTTCACGACGATGCCCAGCCGGTGTCCGCGGTGCTCCTTCAGCACCAGCGTGCAGTACTGATGGGTCACCTCGCCGGGGGCGGAGCCCGTCACCAGCTCGTTGAATGCCGCGATCGTGCCGGTCGGCACGTGCTCGACAGCGGCGACCGACACAGTCTGGCCGCCATCGACGAAGCGTGCATCGCGACGCGCGATGCGCTCGGCATCCCACGTCTCCTCATCGATCTCGAGGTCACCGCTGGGCACGTCGGTCGACATCCGCGAGAGCGCCCAGGCGTAGCCCGCCCGCAGCTCGGGAGGGGTCGGCACGGTCCACGAGACGACGCGGTAGTCGTCGCCGGCGACGGCCAGCGCCTCGGCGAGCATCCGCTCCACCGGAGCAGGGTCGGCCTGCAGGTCGAAGGCGCTGTTGCGCTCCACCTGCTCGAGCGCGAAGCCGTTCTCCGCGAGCAGTCGCGCATGCGGCGTGGATGAGATCGCACCCCATCCGGTCTTCGGCACGAGCGGCGCCGTCCCCGCGGCGGCGCGGTGCAGGGTCCACGCCTGCATCACCCGCCGCCCGAGGGCGCGCACCTCCGCCTCGGCGCGATCCAGCAGCGCCTGCTCGACCCCGCGCCCCCAGTGTTCGGGCAGCACCATCAGATCGACCTCGGCACTCGTGGGCTCCGCGACGCCGTGGCCGACGGTGACCGCCCCGACCAGTGCCCGGCCCTCGTGCGCCAGGAACGTCCGGGTCACGTGATCGGTGCGATCCTGCCACTCGGGCAGCATCTCCGCCGCGGTGCGCGACAGGTCGTCGAGGCCGGTGTCGGCCAGGCAGACGGCGTTGTTCAAAGCCACCAGTGCGTGGAAGTCGGCGGCATCGGCGTCATCCAGGTGCGCGGGAACGACCATCTCGGTGATGGTCAGCCCGGGCCCGGTGTGCGTCACGGTCATGTCACGTCCTTCCGCCATGCGCCCTCATAGGCGATGGGGGTGAAGCCGATGGCTTCGTTGATGGAGAGCATCGCCCGGTTCTCCTCGGCGTTGTAGGTGACGACCCTGGGCGAGAGCGGGTGGGCCTCGTGCCACGCGAGCAGCGCCGCGGTCTTCACGAGCATCCCGAGCCGATGCCCGCGGTGACTCGAGAGCACGAGCGTGTCCTGCTGCTGAGTCGGCCGCGTCGGTTCGCCGGTGTGGATGGCGAGTTCGTTGTATGCGCACAGCTCGCCGGTCTCGACGTGCTGCGCGGCGGTGACCATCATCGTCCGGCCGCGCCGGATCATCCTTTCGTCCTGCCGCTCGACGCGGGCGGCGTCCCAGGCCTCCTCAGGCGTGCCGAGTCCTGCGTCGGGCGCGTCGGTGGACATGCGCGACTTCATCCACGCATAGCCCTCGACGTGCTCGGGCGGCGTCGGAACGCTCCACCGCACGACCCGGTAGCCGATGGCGTGCTGCTCGGCCTCGGCGCGCAGCGCCTGCAGCCGGGCGACGGTGTCGTCGCTCCAGATCAGCGCGCTCGCGCGTTCGATCTGCTCGAGGCGGAAGCCGTTCCGGATGAGGAAGCGGGCAGCGCGGTCGGCGGGCACGCTGCCGAATCCGGTGGGCGAAGCCAGCACGGGCAGCGGCGCGTCGTTGTCGTCGTGGTGCTCGGACCAGTGCTGCAGCTTGCGCACTCCGGCGGCACGAGCCGTCGACTCGACGTGCGCGTACGCCGCCGCGCCGATCCCGCCGCCCCAGGCCGAGCGCAGCAGAGCCACGACGACGATCGCGGTCTCGCCGCCGTCATCCTGCATGATGTCGAGGGCACAGCATCCCACCGTCCTGCTGTCGATCTCGACGGCCCATTGACGCCGGACGCGGTCCGGGGTGCTGTAGAGCATCGCGAGCAGCTCGTCGGCACTGAGCGCGTCGTCGTCGCGTCCGGTGGACTCGAGGATGCACGCGTTGCGCACCTCGGCATAGTCACGGATGCCGGGAGTCGGACCTGCGTCCGCCCGAGCCGGCAGCTCGAGCGGACGCAGGGTGGCCCCGGCGGGAAGAGTGATCGTCATATCGGATTCGGTCTTCATCGCAGCCACGTGTTCAGGTTGTAGGCGATCAGGGCGTGTGCCTGGGTCTCGGTGATCAGCTCGGTGCGCAGCCGCAGCGAGTCGTGGTGCGCCGCGCGGTCGCGCAGCGCATGGTCCACGGCATTCGCGCGACGTACGCTGCGCTCGAGCAGCCAGAGCCCGAAGCGCAGGCTGAGGCGCTCGGACAGCGTCAGGTGCTGCCTGGCCTCGGGGTCGGGGATGGTGAGGATCTGACGATCCCCGGTATCCGGCGGGTGGATGGACGTGGTGTGCTGACGGTCCGTCAGCAGAGTGGTGCTCACGATGTGTGCGCTTTCTGTTCGGTGTTTCGTTCACTGAGGGGAACAGAGCGGATGCCGTAGCGGTGCGCGTGCGAAGCCGACGGCAACCGAGGGCACGTGCTCAGAGAACGAGCGGACGTGCCGGGGAGGAGCCCGGAGACGGGCGGAGGCCTGCCGCGCGGAGCGTGGGGCGACGATCATCGACCGGACGCGGAGCGTCTGACGAGTCGTGAGAGGAACGGTACGGGTCTACGAGGCCGTGCGTGCGAAGGCCACCGAGACGCCTGCATTCGCAGGTACGTGTGCAGCGCGGTGGAACGGGCTGTCGAGCTTCGTGATCATCATCGGTGACCTCCTCTCAGGTGTGTGATCGGTGAGTCACGCTAGTACCGTCACTCAGGGAACGTCAAGCATTTCGTGTTTTCCCCGGCGTGTCGCGACCCGATACCGGCGTGTCGCGGCGGCCGCGTCCGGCGCGTGATCCCAGGCGGCGGGCGGGATTCCGGTAGCGTATGGGCGTGCTCCACCAGAACGCTGATGCCCTCCCGACGCCGGGAGTGCCGGTATGCATCTGAAGAGCCTGACGCTCAAGGGTTTCAAGTCGTTCGCCCAGCCCACCTCGTTCGTCTTCGAACCGGGGGTCACCTGCATCGTCGGTCCCAACGGGTCGGGAAAGTCCAACGTCGTCGACGCCCTCGCCTGGGTGATGGGGGAGCAGGGCGCCAAGACCCTGCGCGGCGGCAAGATGGAGGACGTCATCTTCGCCGGCACGTCCACGCGGGGGCCGCTCGGGCGGGCTGAGGTGCAGCTGACGATCGACAACAGCGATGGGGCGCTGCCCATCGACTACGCCGAGGTGACGATCAGCCGCACGCTGTTCCGCAACGGCTCCAGCGAGTACGCGATCAACGGCTCCAGCTGCCGTCTGCTCGACGTGCAGGAGCTGCTCAGCGACTCGGGCCTGGGCCGCGAGATGCACGTCATCGTCGGCCAGGGGCGCCTGGACACCGTGCTGCAGGCCTCGCCCGAAGACCGCCGCGGATTCATCGAAGAGGCCGCCGGCATCCTCAAGCACCGCCGTCGCAAAGAGAAGACCATCCGCAAGCTCGACGCGATGGAGACCAACCTCACCCGGCTGAGCGATCTGGCGGGTGAGATCCGCCGGCAGCTCAAGCCCCTCGGCCGGCAGGCCGAGATCGCGCGTGAGGCGCAGGGCATCGCCGCCGTGGTGCGCGACGCGAAGGCCAGGCTGTTCGCCGACGATGTGGTCGCGCTGCGCACGGCGCTGGCCGACCACACCCGCACCGAGCACGAGCGTCACACCGAGAGGCTGGTGCTGTCCGATCAGCTCGACGGCGTGCGAACCGGCATCCAGCGTCTGGAGGCGCAGCAGAACTCCGCGGCGGTCGACGAGGCGCGACGGGTCGCATTCGGGCTGGAGCAGGCGCAGGAGCGGATGCGCAGTCTGTACACGCTTGCCAATCAGCGTCTGGCGCTGCTCGGCAGTGAGGACGACGACACCGTCACCGCGATCACCGTCACGCAGGACACCATCGACGAGGCCAGGGACGAGATCACCCGCATCTCCGAGGGGCTCGGCGACGCGCAGGATGCCGCGGCGACCGCGAGCCGCGAGGTCGTCAACGCCCGCGCCGAACTCGACACCCTCGACGTCGACATCGCCGAGCAGAGCGCGCTCGTCTCGGAGTACGACATGCGCCTGACCGCACTGCGGGGCAACGCGGATGCCGCGGCATCCGCCCTCGCCGCCGTCCGCGGCGCCGTGCTCAGGCAGGAGAACGCGCTCGAGGCGGCCCACACGCGCAGGCGTGAGGCCGCCGAGGCGCTCGAGTCCATCGGCGATGCCGAAGCCCCGGAAGGGTCGGCCGCAGAGTACGCCGCCGCCTACGAGGAGGCGCAGAAGCAGGTCACGACCGTGGAGGCCGAGCGCGACGCGCTGCGCGAGCGGCTGCATGAGGCCGAGCGCGAAGCCGACTCGCTGACGGCGAAGGCCGCCGCGCTCAGCAGCGCGCTGGCGCTGTCGGGCGGCGCCGCCGAGATCGTCGCCTCCGGGGCCTCTGGCGTGCGCGGACTCGTGGGCGACTCGGTGCAGGTGCGCGCCGGGTACGAGGCGGCCGTGGCGGCCGTGCTCGGCCCGCTCACGGAGGGCGTGCTCGTCGACGGGGCCGACGACGCCTTCGACCTCGTCGCCGCCGGCGGCGCGCGCGGCACGGTCGACTTCGTCATCGCCGATACGACGGCGCCGACGGCATCCGCGGCCCTCGACGTGCCGGGCACGATCTCGGCCGCCGACGTCGTCGACGCCCCGGCCGGGGTGCGCGGCGTCCTCGCCGCGGTGCTCGTCGCCGACGACCTGCCGGCCGCCCGCGCTGCACGACGGGCGCTGGATGCCGCCGCCGACGCGCACACCACGGTCGTCACGCGCACGGGTGAGGTGATCACCGCCCACACGATGCGTGCCGGGTCCGGTGAGACGTCCCGACTGGAGCTCGCGGCCGAGCGGGATGCCGCCACCGACCGGCTCACCGAGGTCCGGCTCGCGGTCGACGAGCTGCGCGAGGCGCGCGAGGGCGCCGCCGAGGCCGTGGACGAGGCGCGCCGTCGCGCGAAGGACGCCCTGCGGGCGCTGCGCGAGCACGACGCCGCGCTGGCCACGCACACCGAACAGCTCAACCGCGTCACGGTGCAGCACGAGGCCGCCGTTGCCGAGTGCGAGCGTCTGGAGGCGGGCCTCGCGCAGGCGCAGGCCACGGTGGCGGATGCCGAGCAGGCGGCCACCCGCGCCAAGGCGGAGCTCGAGGATTCGGAATCCGAGCCGCGCCCGGTGCTCGACGCCTCGGCCCGCGACGGACTGCTGGAGGCGCTGGAGGCCGCGCGCGAGGGCGAGGTGCGCGCCCGCCTCGAGATCGAGACCCTCCGCGAGCGCGTCCGCGCCGCGCAGTCACGCGTCGTCACGCTCGAACGGCAACGCGAGCAGGAGCGCGAGGCCGCGGCCGAAGCCGCCCGCCGTGCGGTCATCCGCCGTGGCCAGCGCGAGGCGGCATCCGCTGTCGCAGAGGAGGTGCCGCGCGTGCTCGACTCGATCGACCGGTCGGTCACCGAGGCACGTGTCGCCCTGGCGGCCGCCGAAGCGGAACGGTCGGCGCACAACGAGGAGCTCACCGATCTGCGCAAGCAGGAGGGCTCGCTGCGCGAACGCCTCGCCGGTCTCACCGAGAGCGTGCACGGGCTCGAGCTGCAGATCCACGAGAACAAGCTGCACCTGGCCAGCCTGCTCGAGCGCGTCGCGTCGGAACTGGCTCTCGACGAAGATATTCTCATCGCGGAATATGGGCCGGATCAGCCGGTTCCCCGCGATCCCGGTGCCGAGGAGCAGGACGAGGATGCCGCGATCCCGTTCGATCGGCGCATCCAGGAGCGTAGGCTCAAGGATGCCGAACGCAAGCTCGCGCAGCTCGGCCGGGTGAACCCGCTGGCGCTGGAGGAGTTCGCGGCGCTCGAGCAGCGGCACGCCTTCCTCACCGAGCAGCTCGCCGACCTGACCAAGACCCGGCAGGACCTGCTCGCGATCATCGCCGAGCTCGACGAGCGCATGCAGGTCATCTTCGCCGCCGCTTTCGAAGACACCAGGCAGGCGTTCTCGGAGGTGTTCCCGCTGCTGTTCCCGGGCGGATCGGGCAGCATCTCGCTGACGAACCCCGACGACATGCTCACCACGGGCATCGAGGTGGCCGTGCGTCCGGTCGGCAAGAAGATCGAACGGCTCTCGCTGCTCTCGGGCGGTGAGCGGTCCCTGGCCGCGGTGGCACTGCTGGTGGCGATCTTCAAGGCGCGGCCGAGCCCCTTCTACATCCTCGACGAGGTGGAGGCCGCGCTCGACGACGCGAACCTCGGCCGGCTGCTGACGGTGTTCGAGCAGCTGCGCGAGAACTCGCAGCTGCTGGTCATCACGCACCAGAAGCGCACCATGGAGATCGCCGACGCCCTGTACGGCGTGTCCATGCGCCAGGACGGCGTCTCGGCGGTGGTCGGCCAGCGAGTCGGCGACCGTGCCGCCGCGGCATCCTGACCT
This is a stretch of genomic DNA from Microbacterium sp. YJN-G. It encodes these proteins:
- a CDS encoding GNAT family N-acetyltransferase; this encodes MKTESDMTITLPAGATLRPLELPARADAGPTPGIRDYAEVRNACILESTGRDDDALSADELLAMLYSTPDRVRRQWAVEIDSRTVGCCALDIMQDDGGETAIVVVALLRSAWGGGIGAAAYAHVESTARAAGVRKLQHWSEHHDDNDAPLPVLASPTGFGSVPADRAARFLIRNGFRLEQIERASALIWSDDTVARLQALRAEAEQHAIGYRVVRWSVPTPPEHVEGYAWMKSRMSTDAPDAGLGTPEEAWDAARVERQDERMIRRGRTMMVTAAQHVETGELCAYNELAIHTGEPTRPTQQQDTLVLSSHRGHRLGMLVKTAALLAWHEAHPLSPRVVTYNAEENRAMLSINEAIGFTPIAYEGAWRKDVT
- the smc gene encoding chromosome segregation protein SMC produces the protein MHLKSLTLKGFKSFAQPTSFVFEPGVTCIVGPNGSGKSNVVDALAWVMGEQGAKTLRGGKMEDVIFAGTSTRGPLGRAEVQLTIDNSDGALPIDYAEVTISRTLFRNGSSEYAINGSSCRLLDVQELLSDSGLGREMHVIVGQGRLDTVLQASPEDRRGFIEEAAGILKHRRRKEKTIRKLDAMETNLTRLSDLAGEIRRQLKPLGRQAEIAREAQGIAAVVRDAKARLFADDVVALRTALADHTRTEHERHTERLVLSDQLDGVRTGIQRLEAQQNSAAVDEARRVAFGLEQAQERMRSLYTLANQRLALLGSEDDDTVTAITVTQDTIDEARDEITRISEGLGDAQDAAATASREVVNARAELDTLDVDIAEQSALVSEYDMRLTALRGNADAAASALAAVRGAVLRQENALEAAHTRRREAAEALESIGDAEAPEGSAAEYAAAYEEAQKQVTTVEAERDALRERLHEAEREADSLTAKAAALSSALALSGGAAEIVASGASGVRGLVGDSVQVRAGYEAAVAAVLGPLTEGVLVDGADDAFDLVAAGGARGTVDFVIADTTAPTASAALDVPGTISAADVVDAPAGVRGVLAAVLVADDLPAARAARRALDAAADAHTTVVTRTGEVITAHTMRAGSGETSRLELAAERDAATDRLTEVRLAVDELREAREGAAEAVDEARRRAKDALRALREHDAALATHTEQLNRVTVQHEAAVAECERLEAGLAQAQATVADAEQAATRAKAELEDSESEPRPVLDASARDGLLEALEAAREGEVRARLEIETLRERVRAAQSRVVTLERQREQEREAAAEAARRAVIRRGQREAASAVAEEVPRVLDSIDRSVTEARVALAAAEAERSAHNEELTDLRKQEGSLRERLAGLTESVHGLELQIHENKLHLASLLERVASELALDEDILIAEYGPDQPVPRDPGAEEQDEDAAIPFDRRIQERRLKDAERKLAQLGRVNPLALEEFAALEQRHAFLTEQLADLTKTRQDLLAIIAELDERMQVIFAAAFEDTRQAFSEVFPLLFPGGSGSISLTNPDDMLTTGIEVAVRPVGKKIERLSLLSGGERSLAAVALLVAIFKARPSPFYILDEVEAALDDANLGRLLTVFEQLRENSQLLVITHQKRTMEIADALYGVSMRQDGVSAVVGQRVGDRAAAAS
- the rnc gene encoding ribonuclease III; its protein translation is MAERSAGAETLTEKLGVEIDAELLDRALTHRSYAYEHGGIPHNERLEFLGDSVLGLAVTVMLFTTHPDLDEGALAKRRASVVSTVALAEVARGIGLGAHLRLGRGEEQTGGRDKDSILADTMEAVFGAVFLSAGPDAAESLVLRLTEPLLADPERYGAAMDPKTSLQELAARLGATPPLYAIESAGPDHDRVFTATVSVGDLRSTGSGTSKKTAEMAAALTAWRELSERAESAGA
- the coaD gene encoding pantetheine-phosphate adenylyltransferase, translating into MNNRIAVVPGSFDPPTLGHLDVIRRAAALYDELHVLVVHNPGKEAMLPIAQRLTLLEQSIAEAELSGHIIIGSWSMGLLVDYARDVDAGVLVKGIRSQVDVAYESPMAIVNRHLADIETVFLLPDPAHALVSSSLVRQVASLGGDVSPFVPPAVASFLDTGARGL
- the mutM gene encoding bifunctional DNA-formamidopyrimidine glycosylase/DNA-(apurinic or apyrimidinic site) lyase; this translates as MPELPEVEVVRSGLAPAVIGARVAAVDVLDERALTRHPSGADDFAARLEGRLVTGAARRGKFLWLPLEGDADALVAHLGMSGQLLLRAPDAGPERHERVRLHIEHQQHGRLAVVFSDQRTFGSLAVDALLDTPDTAPGGYGTDLARVPSQVAHIGRDALDPAFDESGFAASVLRRASAIKRILLDQTLVSGIGNIYADESLWAARIHPETEGRALPAQAVRRLMGEVRLVLEKALAEGGTSFDAQYVNVNGQAGYFAHSLNAYGQHGQPCPRCGGPIRRAAFMNRSSHFCPRCQRRR
- the rpmF gene encoding 50S ribosomal protein L32, producing the protein MAGNPPKRKVSRSNTRSRRAQWKADAPALVKTIENGKVVYSRPHQAKVVTDSQGTELFLEYKGRKVADV
- a CDS encoding GNAT family N-acetyltransferase; protein product: MTVTHTGPGLTITEMVVPAHLDDADAADFHALVALNNAVCLADTGLDDLSRTAAEMLPEWQDRTDHVTRTFLAHEGRALVGAVTVGHGVAEPTSAEVDLMVLPEHWGRGVEQALLDRAEAEVRALGRRVMQAWTLHRAAAGTAPLVPKTGWGAISSTPHARLLAENGFALEQVERNSAFDLQADPAPVERMLAEALAVAGDDYRVVSWTVPTPPELRAGYAWALSRMSTDVPSGDLEIDEETWDAERIARRDARFVDGGQTVSVAAVEHVPTGTIAAFNELVTGSAPGEVTHQYCTLVLKEHRGHRLGIVVKCANILRWRGIAPQSPRITTFNAEENRPMLDINEALGFAPASYAGAWQKRLA
- a CDS encoding YceD family protein, encoding MREHQFSVTLDDKWGEGIVSVEAGETVDLDVRLESVHEGILVSGTADSDYTGVCGRCLTDITAPVEVEFQELFAYPGEEETDFEVQDDHVDLETLVRDAVVLSLPFQPVCQPDCLGLDPNTGEKLTASTDAESTPPIDPRWSALRQITDQDAEAESRGAEKEES
- a CDS encoding GNAT family N-acetyltransferase, coding for MVLRTPRLDLRELTEDDLPALRSILQDDETMTAYEGAFDEQMVQDWLARMRRRYRDDGFGLWAVILQATGEMIGQCGLTRQHILDDDVIEVGYLFNRDHWHHGYASESAAACRDHAFASLGAERVYAQVRDTNISSMNVAIRLGMTVRGRFVKHYRGVRMPHLAFAVDRPIAVSVSDRRRST